A genome region from Myripristis murdjan chromosome 16, fMyrMur1.1, whole genome shotgun sequence includes the following:
- the nudt17 gene encoding m7GpppN-mRNA hydrolase NUDT17: MQKVGRILAHVCKDGGAPQAAAFLQSVVDQLAGGGGGGGGGGDRADQLQVDVSLHRNQFVLSAAQGGGGVLLRRPAFCPIKHLSVTEAAAVPLDVQRHGVDVGVAILLQSANHRVLLTRRAAGLRVFPGVWVPPGGHVEPDETLLAAGLRELQEETGLKLEPDDVCPQILGLWESVYPPMLSRGSPQRHHIVTYMLLHSPLTHLQLQAALRPSPAEVSSCLWLDVPLAAAVVSAVDGDDSAPITAQDLPTSLSVSDVGSDGALSVGELPLATLLSRAPAGGADVERVSTGTKFALELWLDTHTHAHTHAHTHTHTHTHSRGDRSSLMK, translated from the exons ATGCAGAAGGTGGGCAGGATCCTGGCTCACGTGTGTAAAGATGGCGGAGCGCCGCAGGCCGCTGCCTTCCTGCAG AGTGTGGTGGACCAGCtggccggcggcggcggcggcggcggcggcggcggggacAGGGCTGACCAGCTGCAGGTCGACGTCTCTCTGCACAGaaaccagtttgtcctgagCGCGGCgcagggaggggggggcgtCCTGCTCAGG AGGCCCGCCTTCTGTCCCATCAAACACCTGTCCGTCACCGAGGCAGCAGCCGTCCCATTGGACGTCCAGCGGCACGGCGTGGATGTGGGCGTGGCCATCCTCCTGCAGTCGGCCAATCACAGGGTGCTGCTGACTCGGCGGGCGGCCGGGCTCCGTGTGTTTCCTGGAGTCTGGGTTCCTCCAG GCGGCCATGTTGAACCGGACGAGACG ctgctaGCCGCAGGCCTCAGGGAGTTACAGGAGGAAACTGGACTGAAACTGGAACCAGACGATGTCTGTCCTCAGATCCTGGGTCTGTgggag TCTGTCTATCCTCCCATGCTGTCCAGAGGAAGTCCTCAGCGGCATCACATCGTCACCTACATGCTGCTGCACTCGccactcacacacctgcagctgcag gctgCTTTGCGTCCGTCCCCGGCCGAGGTCAGCAGCTGTCTGTGGCTGGACGTCCCGCTGGCTGCAGCTGTGGTGTCGGCTGTGGACGGCGACGACAGCgcaccaatcacagcacaggaCCTGCCAACCAGCctcag CGTCTCAGATGTGGGTTCAGACGGAGCGCTGAGTGTCGGCGAGCTGCCGCTGGCCACGCTGCTGAGCCGAGCGCCGGCCGGAGGAGCCGACGTGGAGCGAGTCAGCACCGGCACCAAGTTCGCCCTGGAGCTgtggctggacacacacacacacgcacacacacacgcacacacacacacacacacacacacacacagcagaggagacaggagctctctgatgaaataa